In Candidatus Babeliales bacterium, the following proteins share a genomic window:
- the typA gene encoding translational GTPase TypA produces MSASKIRNIAIIAHVDHGKTTLVDKLLRQSGTLTDMQTDRVMDSNAIEKERGITILAKQTGIYYNDYNINIVDTPGHTDFGGEVERTLQMVEGFLLLVDAAEGVLPGTRFVLRKALELNLKPIVLINKIDRPDANIDHTENAVHDLFLDLATDSSQLDFPLLYGSSKLGFAGYDKSARSGDMNPLFDAIIKNVPAPKPYADYLQMLVTSLDYSDFLGIVAIGRVFSGSMKVGQDIVCCKDTTISKPTRITKIYTFHGLQRKETPEVSYGQIVAVTGFNEPVTIGMTLCQLDQPHPYPYVSIDEPTLSVFVSVNDSPFSGRDGKLLTSRQIKDRLEKELKINVALRVEPTDSPETFKVSGRGQLHLGILFENMRREGFEFQLSAPEVIYKTIDGEKCEPIEYVVIDIDPEYQGIIMERLGKKKAELKNLIQQHNGRLRMEFEIPARGLLGFRSQFLTDTRGTGLFTTQFHGYQPYKGDIPGRTKGAMVSMDNGVATAYALDNLQDRGTLFVSPTDEIYEGMIVGENSRDNDMDVNPCKAKKLTNMRASGSDDLIKITPARFMELERCMEWIQPDELIEVTPHHIRLRKKALRASMRK; encoded by the coding sequence ATGTCAGCTTCAAAAATTCGTAATATTGCAATTATTGCTCACGTTGACCATGGTAAAACTACCCTGGTTGATAAACTCTTGCGCCAATCGGGCACTTTGACCGACATGCAAACGGACCGCGTTATGGACTCAAACGCCATTGAAAAAGAACGTGGTATTACCATTTTGGCAAAACAAACCGGTATCTATTATAACGATTACAATATCAATATCGTTGATACCCCAGGACATACCGACTTTGGTGGTGAGGTTGAGCGTACATTGCAAATGGTTGAAGGCTTTTTACTTCTCGTAGATGCAGCTGAGGGTGTTCTTCCAGGAACCCGTTTCGTTTTGCGTAAAGCGCTTGAACTGAACCTGAAGCCGATCGTTCTTATCAATAAAATTGACCGTCCCGATGCAAATATTGATCACACCGAAAATGCGGTGCACGATCTGTTTCTCGATTTAGCCACCGATTCTTCCCAACTTGATTTTCCATTGCTTTATGGTTCATCTAAGCTCGGTTTTGCTGGTTACGACAAATCGGCTCGCTCAGGCGATATGAACCCTCTTTTTGATGCAATTATCAAAAACGTTCCGGCTCCAAAACCGTATGCCGATTACTTGCAAATGCTTGTTACCAGCTTAGATTATTCAGACTTCCTGGGAATTGTTGCTATCGGGCGGGTTTTCAGTGGTTCGATGAAAGTTGGCCAAGATATTGTTTGCTGCAAAGATACTACGATCAGCAAGCCAACAAGAATTACAAAAATTTATACATTCCATGGTCTTCAAAGAAAAGAAACACCGGAAGTAAGCTACGGCCAAATCGTGGCAGTAACTGGATTTAACGAACCCGTAACTATTGGTATGACTCTTTGCCAGCTTGATCAGCCGCACCCATACCCATACGTTTCTATCGATGAACCGACCTTATCTGTCTTCGTTTCGGTAAACGATTCCCCATTTAGCGGCAGAGATGGAAAACTTCTAACCTCTCGCCAAATCAAAGATCGCCTTGAAAAAGAGCTAAAAATTAACGTCGCATTGCGCGTTGAGCCAACAGATTCGCCCGAAACCTTTAAAGTTTCAGGACGCGGCCAACTGCACTTGGGCATTTTATTTGAAAATATGCGCCGCGAAGGCTTCGAATTCCAACTTTCTGCGCCTGAAGTTATCTATAAAACGATCGATGGCGAAAAATGCGAACCGATCGAATACGTTGTTATCGATATTGATCCTGAATACCAGGGGATCATTATGGAACGCTTGGGCAAAAAGAAAGCTGAGCTTAAAAATCTTATTCAGCAGCACAACGGCCGCTTGCGTATGGAGTTTGAAATTCCAGCACGCGGGCTTCTTGGATTCCGTTCGCAGTTCTTAACCGATACGCGCGGAACCGGCTTATTCACAACTCAATTCCATGGCTATCAACCGTACAAGGGTGATATCCCTGGCCGCACTAAAGGTGCAATGGTTTCGATGGATAACGGCGTTGCAACTGCGTATGCACTCGATAACTTACAAGATCGGGGCACGCTTTTTGTCAGCCCTACTGACGAAATTTATGAAGGCATGATCGTTGGTGAAAACAGCCGCGATAATGATATGGATGTCAATCCATGTAAAGCGAAAAAGTTAACAAACATGCGCGCATCAGGATCTGATGATCTTATTAAGATTACTCCAGCGCGCTTCATGGAGCTTGAACGCTGCATGGAATGGATTCAACCTGATGAATTGATCGAAGTAACACCGCATCATATTAGATTGCGCAAAAAAGCATTACGCGCTTCAATGCGAAAATAA
- a CDS encoding hemolysin family protein yields MEPPSLFDHLMYTEIIGFIIALIFCAIFSFLETSITALRLFKLKELASSTSSRYRTLMATLEENPHQVLITILIANNIANVTAAALITNVMERIFAHLNLSGSLGFSLGIGIATIAILIFGEVIPKNMAKVHGAALLPSTMWFTNFIFYLFYPLVTFLLKFSSSIIAFFGGSSEPSESVTSEHEVRFLIDYINEKGLMEREKTEMLQSIFKLGSKSVREIMVPASDIVMINADTPLKKAVETFSKYQFSRFPIYDGTADNIIGMIHQKDVFVVMSKGEEKSLTELVRPILFVPDTMRINQLLREFREQRKHIAIVLNEHGIITGLVTLEDVLEEIVGDISDEYEPITEKIIPHEKGGWIVDGAVDLESLAKVLHITFEYEEDVVTLGGFLTYQLQHLPKKGESIVYKSYTFQVQKASPRRVSQVLVTHEKTNAPKK; encoded by the coding sequence ATGGAACCTCCTTCGCTCTTTGATCATCTAATGTATACCGAAATAATCGGTTTTATTATTGCGCTCATTTTTTGTGCAATATTTTCTTTCCTTGAAACGAGTATTACGGCACTGCGTCTTTTTAAGCTTAAAGAACTTGCAAGCAGTACTTCATCTCGCTACAGAACACTCATGGCAACACTCGAAGAGAATCCACATCAGGTTCTTATTACCATATTAATTGCAAATAATATCGCAAACGTCACTGCCGCCGCATTAATTACAAACGTTATGGAGCGGATTTTTGCGCACCTTAATCTTTCTGGTAGCCTTGGCTTTTCGCTTGGAATTGGTATTGCTACGATCGCCATTTTAATTTTTGGGGAAGTTATTCCTAAAAACATGGCCAAAGTTCATGGTGCAGCATTGCTCCCATCCACCATGTGGTTCACTAACTTTATTTTCTATCTTTTCTATCCGCTGGTAACTTTTCTCCTTAAATTTTCATCGAGCATCATTGCTTTCTTTGGTGGATCTTCGGAGCCGAGTGAATCGGTTACTTCTGAACATGAAGTACGCTTTTTGATCGATTATATTAATGAAAAAGGATTGATGGAGCGTGAAAAAACTGAAATGCTTCAAAGTATTTTTAAGCTTGGCAGTAAATCGGTACGCGAAATTATGGTTCCTGCAAGCGATATCGTAATGATCAACGCAGATACTCCACTCAAAAAAGCGGTAGAAACGTTTTCAAAATATCAGTTCTCTCGCTTTCCTATTTATGATGGGACAGCAGATAATATTATTGGCATGATTCACCAAAAAGATGTTTTTGTGGTAATGTCCAAAGGTGAAGAAAAATCACTAACCGAGCTTGTTCGCCCAATTCTTTTTGTTCCTGATACGATGCGCATTAATCAATTGCTGCGCGAATTTAGAGAGCAACGCAAACATATTGCAATCGTTCTTAATGAGCACGGCATTATTACCGGCTTGGTGACGCTTGAAGACGTGCTTGAAGAAATCGTCGGCGATATTAGCGATGAATACGAACCAATTACAGAAAAAATTATTCCGCACGAAAAAGGCGGCTGGATTGTTGATGGCGCAGTCGATCTTGAATCGCTCGCAAAAGTTTTGCATATCACTTTTGAATATGAAGAAGATGTCGTTACACTCGGCGGGTTTTTAACTTACCAATTACAGCATTTACCTAAAAAAGGTGAATCGATTGTTTATAAATCGTATACTTTCCAAGTTCAGAAAGCGAGCCCTCGACGAGTTTCTCAAGTTCTGGTAACGCACGAAAAAACGAACGCCCCAAAAAAATAA
- a CDS encoding GNAT family N-acetyltransferase produces MSKFTRSRLLAFALAISVMVGGGIIAVHHYVAKSKIEILDFDENRDKSFILDIFKNDWYWLVSEYSTDFSPEYMMHYRASSKSAENIGDLTIKVIYENGKPVGFTAYHKLSLYIGRIIFVAVDKNFRSKGYGYKLLQLAVDDLKSRGAQKIRLVTRTNNAPGIKLYTRFGFKETSRDEDGFVYFQYEV; encoded by the coding sequence ATGAGTAAATTCACTCGTAGTCGCCTGCTCGCTTTTGCTCTAGCAATTTCAGTTATGGTTGGCGGCGGCATAATTGCAGTTCATCACTATGTTGCAAAATCAAAAATTGAAATTTTAGATTTTGATGAAAATAGAGATAAATCGTTCATTCTAGATATTTTCAAGAACGATTGGTACTGGCTGGTAAGTGAATATTCAACCGATTTTTCTCCCGAATATATGATGCATTATCGCGCATCATCAAAAAGCGCAGAGAATATTGGTGATCTTACGATAAAAGTAATTTATGAAAACGGAAAACCTGTTGGATTTACTGCATACCATAAATTATCGCTCTATATTGGACGTATTATCTTCGTAGCTGTAGATAAAAATTTCCGTTCCAAAGGATATGGATATAAATTGCTACAATTGGCGGTTGATGATCTAAAATCACGCGGCGCACAAAAAATTCGCCTCGTAACACGTACGAACAATGCACCTGGAATCAAGCTTTACACACGTTTCGGGTTTAAAGAAACAAGTCGGGATGAAGATGGATTTGTTTATTTCCAATATGAGGTATAA
- the truA gene encoding tRNA pseudouridine(38-40) synthase TruA, with the protein MARYKFILAYDGTAYSGWQQQPNNSAVSNVLEKKFKEVFFRPISVIGASRTDAGVHALGQVVIFDSELSIEPYALERAWNNKLPNDLLIRSIEYAPTSFHPQANVKQKEYWYHFFLHRPLPFAARYGFWMRHEIDLKKLNDALQIFVGTHDFRSFCSGEQPTTIRTVDEISVDYIKRFGVYRIKVRGPKFLRYMIRRMVGAALEVSSRPELSIRYIEEILNAKNPEHTLPNAPAHGLMLAHIEYNEGSHE; encoded by the coding sequence ATGGCACGCTACAAATTTATTTTAGCATATGATGGCACTGCGTATTCAGGTTGGCAACAGCAGCCTAATAACTCTGCCGTTAGTAATGTGCTTGAAAAAAAATTTAAAGAAGTTTTTTTTCGGCCAATTTCTGTCATCGGCGCATCGCGCACTGATGCTGGAGTGCATGCACTTGGGCAAGTTGTTATTTTTGATTCTGAACTTTCAATAGAACCTTATGCGCTTGAACGGGCTTGGAATAACAAGTTGCCCAACGATTTGCTTATTCGTTCAATCGAATATGCGCCAACATCATTCCACCCTCAGGCAAACGTTAAACAAAAAGAATATTGGTATCATTTTTTTCTGCATCGTCCACTGCCATTTGCTGCGCGCTATGGATTTTGGATGCGGCATGAAATCGATCTAAAAAAGTTAAACGATGCTTTGCAAATTTTTGTAGGGACGCATGATTTCCGTTCATTTTGCAGCGGTGAACAACCAACAACCATACGCACAGTAGATGAGATTTCGGTCGACTATATAAAAAGATTCGGTGTTTATCGGATTAAAGTTCGTGGCCCTAAATTTTTGCGGTATATGATTCGTAGAATGGTTGGCGCAGCACTTGAAGTTTCATCGCGACCTGAGTTATCAATAAGATATATCGAAGAAATATTGAATGCGAAAAACCCTGAGCATACGCTTCCAAATGCGCCGGCTCATGGATTAATGCTCGCTCACATTGAATATAATGAAGGATCTCATGAGTAA
- a CDS encoding HAD-IA family hydrolase, which translates to MYSIKKMILSTVVILSTIGCIFYFNHKQTGPKFAEGTKMLIFDFDGTIADSLPALFQALNNNASYYGYKKIDNLNSLIGKDSAELLQAFEISFIKLPLVVNAIRKEISTQMTSIKPFDNLLSIFSQLHSQGIKLGIVTTNSTENVKQFLAHHNLDYFDLIHGGNSLFGKGKILHQLLKDHNLKASDIIYIGDETRDIDAAKENSIRCAAVTWGLCTAEKLTIKKPDFMISEKSELLALAQLI; encoded by the coding sequence ATGTACTCGATTAAAAAAATGATTCTTTCTACAGTCGTTATTCTGAGCACAATTGGTTGTATTTTTTATTTTAATCATAAGCAAACAGGCCCAAAATTTGCCGAGGGAACAAAAATGCTTATTTTTGATTTCGATGGAACCATCGCAGATTCTCTCCCAGCTCTCTTTCAAGCTCTTAATAATAATGCTTCTTACTATGGTTACAAAAAAATAGACAATCTTAATTCTTTAATCGGCAAAGATAGTGCAGAATTGCTTCAAGCTTTTGAGATTTCCTTTATTAAATTACCGCTTGTTGTTAACGCAATTCGTAAAGAAATAAGCACCCAAATGACATCTATTAAACCGTTTGATAACCTCCTTTCAATTTTTTCGCAATTACATTCTCAAGGAATAAAACTAGGGATTGTAACCACAAATTCAACAGAAAATGTTAAACAATTTCTTGCGCACCACAATCTTGATTATTTTGATTTAATTCATGGCGGCAATAGCTTGTTCGGCAAAGGAAAAATTCTCCATCAACTATTAAAAGATCATAATCTGAAAGCGTCTGATATTATTTACATCGGGGATGAAACCCGCGATATAGATGCGGCAAAAGAAAATAGCATTAGATGTGCCGCTGTCACCTGGGGATTATGCACCGCAGAAAAACTCACAATTAAAAAACCAGATTTTATGATAAGTGAAAAATCTGAATTATTAGCTCTGGCGCAACTAATTTAG
- a CDS encoding MFS transporter produces MKIKHSWLNRTIVGFGLTSFFSDFCFEMTTPILPLFIEQLVGPGYGAFALGIIEGLSNGLASITRVLSGRLADTVAHYKPYLIAGYGIMPIFVGLIGTASSVWNVLFYKTIAWLFKAMREPIRDTWLSKIVTSKYYGRAFGFNRALDSAGAIVGPLLTYFIVNKVSFRTIFFIAIIPGIFSLFALLVFTREIKENERMRKSPQPWLKEIDQLPPDFKYFLWVVLLFGLGNFNQTLLIYRVQKQYMVMKSSSIIASGWVILFYVFFNIIRSLCEFSIGSLSDFVNRKKLLAIFGFGAFGLTSMCLIFEPTQVSLWFLLFGIAGLSSGTVKALKKAHAATLLPEDVRGTGFGILQAIDGVGDFISSALVGGLWNLFSPAIGFTYAACLSFCAMILLLAKK; encoded by the coding sequence TTGAAGATTAAGCACTCTTGGTTGAATAGAACTATTGTTGGATTTGGATTAACAAGCTTTTTTAGTGATTTTTGTTTCGAAATGACGACCCCCATTTTGCCGTTGTTTATTGAGCAACTCGTTGGTCCCGGTTATGGAGCGTTCGCGTTAGGAATTATAGAAGGGTTGTCAAACGGCTTGGCATCGATTACAAGAGTGTTATCTGGGCGCCTTGCAGATACAGTTGCTCATTACAAACCCTATCTGATTGCTGGTTACGGCATCATGCCTATTTTTGTAGGTTTGATCGGAACAGCATCGTCCGTGTGGAATGTTCTATTTTATAAAACGATTGCGTGGCTCTTTAAGGCTATGCGTGAGCCAATTCGAGATACATGGCTTTCAAAAATCGTCACATCGAAATATTATGGGCGAGCGTTTGGTTTTAATAGGGCCCTCGATAGCGCTGGGGCGATTGTAGGGCCACTACTGACATATTTTATCGTGAACAAAGTTTCATTCAGAACGATTTTTTTTATTGCAATTATTCCAGGTATTTTTTCATTATTTGCGCTCCTCGTTTTTACACGCGAAATAAAAGAGAACGAGCGAATGCGTAAATCTCCTCAACCGTGGCTGAAAGAAATAGATCAACTGCCGCCAGATTTTAAATATTTCCTTTGGGTTGTGCTTCTTTTTGGTCTTGGTAATTTTAACCAAACGCTTTTAATTTATCGCGTTCAAAAGCAGTATATGGTGATGAAAAGTTCATCAATTATTGCAAGTGGTTGGGTAATTCTATTCTATGTTTTTTTTAACATTATTCGATCATTATGCGAGTTCAGTATTGGGTCATTAAGCGATTTTGTGAATCGAAAAAAGTTATTGGCTATTTTTGGGTTCGGCGCATTCGGCCTAACAAGCATGTGCCTTATTTTTGAGCCGACGCAGGTATCACTATGGTTTCTTCTTTTTGGAATTGCGGGATTGAGCTCAGGAACGGTTAAAGCACTTAAAAAGGCGCATGCAGCAACCCTACTTCCAGAAGATGTGCGCGGAACTGGTTTCGGTATTCTGCAAGCGATAGATGGCGTTGGCGATTTTATTTCAAGTGCACTTGTTGGGGGTCTTTGGAATTTATTTTCGCCAGCAATTGGTTTTACGTATGCTGCGTGCTTAAGTTTTTGTGCGATGATTCTGTTATTGGCAAAAAAATAG